The genomic stretch TCGGCGGCGGTGTCGCGGCTGGCCGACCAGACGAAGGTGCTCGCCCAGCGGCTCGCGCTGCTCGAGGAACGCCTCGAGGAGGCCGAGACGCGCGAGGACGGCGCCACGATCGGCGCGGCGCCGCGCGCCGCGGCCGCCGCGCAGCGGCTCGACGACGACGTGATCGAGCCCGTGGGAGCGCCCCGGGCGCGCCGCCGGTAGCCGCCCCGCGTGGCCGTCGCCGTCGCCGCCCAGAGCCGTCCCCGGATCCGCGTGCGCGCGATCCCGCGCCCACTGCGAGGGCTGCTCGTCGCCTGCACGCTGCTCAGCGTCGCGTGGGCGGTCGTCATGGCCCCGCTGCAGGGCCCCGACGAGCACAACCACGTCGGCTACGTCCAGCACCTGGCCGAGACCGGCAGCGGGCCCACGTTCGGCGTCACGGCCGGGGCGAGCTGGTCGCGCGAGCAGCAGGAGCTGCACAAGTGGGGCAACCTCCTCGCGCTGATCGGGATCGTCGACGCCCGCCCGGGCTACACGGGCATCGAGCAGCTGCGCTTCTCGCAGTACGAGGACCACCTGCCGGCGGGCGCGCGCAAGGACGGCAGCGGCCCGAACCCGGTCGGCCAGAACCCGCCGCTGTACTACGGCTACGAGGCGATCCCGTACTGGATCACGCGCTGGACCGAGCTGCCGACGCGGCTGCTGTTCATGCGGCTCGCGAACCTGCCGCTGTACCTGCTGATCGTCGCGTTCACGTGGCTGGCCGCCGGCGAGGTGTTCGGCCGCCGCCGCCGCGCCCAGACGATCGCCGCCGGCAGCGTCGGGCTCCTGCCGCAGCTCGCGTTCATGTCGGGCGTCGTGAACCCCGACATCCTGCTCACGACGGTCTGGGCGGCGTTCGCCTACGCGGCGCTCGTCGCGGTGCGGGTCGGGCCGAGACCCTGGGCGCTGCTCTCGCTCGGCGGGCTATCCGCGCTCTCCGTGCTCACCCACGGCCGCGGCCTGGCGATCATCGGCCCGCTGCTCATCGTGCTCGCGGTGCTGCTCTGGCGCGCGCGGCCGCTGCGGATGAAGGTGCTCGGCTGGGTCGCCGGGCTGTTCGGGACGCTGGCCGTGGGGCTCGGGCTCGCCGTCGCGTACTCCAACGCTCACGGCGGCGGGGCGTCGATCAGCGGCGAGGCGGCGTCGAGCACCGGCGCGGGCAACCTGTCGGGCTTCGTCTCCTACCTCTGGCAGTTCTATCTGCCGCCGCTGCGCACGATGAGCCCGCAGGGGCCGCCCTACGGCTACCGGCAGGTCTACATCGAGGGGCTCGCCGGCACGTTCGGCTCGCTCGAGATCCAGTTCCCGCTGTGGGTCTACGACGCGATGCAGTTCGCCGCCGCGCTCGGGCTGCTGCTGCTCGCCGGGATCATCGTGCGGCGCTTCGAGCGGCTGCGCGGCCACGGGCCGCAGATCGTCGTGCTGGCGAGCCTGGTGCTGTGCATGCTCGTCGTCCTGCACGTCTCGGCCTACCGCGACCTGCAGGGGCCGCCGTTCGATCCGCTGCTCGTCGGCCGCTACCTGTTGCCGCTGCTGCCGGTCATGGGGATCGCGATCGCGTACGTGTGCGTGAACCTGCCCCGGCGGGTCGGGTCGGCGCTCGGGGCGCTCGTCCTGACGACGTTCACGATCCTCGGCCTGTGCGGCCTCGGGCTGACGATCGCGAGGTTCTATGCGTAGCCGGCGCACGCTGTGGCTGCCGGCGGCGTGCGGGGCGCTGATCGTGCTCGCGCTGCTCGTCTGGGGCATCCCGTGGGTGACGAAGGAGCGCGCCGACGTCACCTCCACGCCGACGCCGCCCGCGTTCAGCACGGTCACGCCGATCACCCTGTCGCCCGGCTCGCGCGCGTGCGAGAGCTCGGTCGCGTTCAGCCCGCAGACCCGCTCGCTGATCCTCCTCGCCGCCAAGCAGGACGGGCCCACGCCGCCGCTGCGGATCACCGCCCGAGCCCCCGGCTACCGGGCGGGCGTGACGATCCCGGGCGGCTACGCGGGCCTCTCGTCGCTGGTCGCCGCGGTGCCGCCGCCGCAGGGCAGCGTCCTGGGCGAGGTGTGCGTCGAGAACGCAGGCCGGCGCAAGGTGCAGCTGCAGGCGACGGCCGAGGGCCGCATCCAGAACCGGGCGACCACGAGCGTGGACGGCGAGCCCGTCCAGCCCAAGATGACCCTCCTGCTCACGGAGGGCGTCAACCGCTCGCTCGCCGACCGTCCCGGGGAGATCCTCGACCGCATCGCCGCGTTCAAGCCGCCGTTCGTCGGCTCGGTGTCGCTGGCGCTGCTGGCGCTGCTCGTGGTGGTGGGGGTGCCGGCGGGAGTCCTGTACGCGATCTGGCGCGGGCTGGCCGCGGCGGACGACGGGTAGCGGCTCAGGGGAACAGCGTCAGCGAGGCGTCGATGCCCGACACGGTCTGCGCCGATGCGAGCGTGAGCACCGTGGCCGTCGTGTAGGTCGGCTGGTGGTCCCACCACTGGTGATAGTGGTGGCTGTCGCCGAGCTCGACGTAGTACTGGCCGGGCGGGATCCTGTCGAGCGTGTACGTGCCGTCCGCCGCGGTGTACGTGTACACGCCGAACGTGCGGCTCGGGTATGGGTGCACCACCACCAGGACGTCGTCGAGCGGGACGCCGAGGGTGTCGGTCACGCGCCCTTCGAGCGTCGCGCCCACGACGAGCTGGACGTCGATCGTGGTGCTCGTGTTCCACGGCAGCGTGATCGAGCGGCCCTGTTCGGCGTAGCCGGCGCCCTCGGGTCCCGCGAACCAGACACGGTACGTCCCGCCGCGCAGCGCCAGGCGGTAGCGGCCATCCGGCCCGGTGGTGGCCTCGCCGAACTGCTTCACGCCCGCGGTGTCGGTCGCCTTGACGACCGCATCCTCCAGCGGCGCCCCGCCGGCCT from Capillimicrobium parvum encodes the following:
- a CDS encoding DUF2142 domain-containing protein is translated as MAVAVAAQSRPRIRVRAIPRPLRGLLVACTLLSVAWAVVMAPLQGPDEHNHVGYVQHLAETGSGPTFGVTAGASWSREQQELHKWGNLLALIGIVDARPGYTGIEQLRFSQYEDHLPAGARKDGSGPNPVGQNPPLYYGYEAIPYWITRWTELPTRLLFMRLANLPLYLLIVAFTWLAAGEVFGRRRRAQTIAAGSVGLLPQLAFMSGVVNPDILLTTVWAAFAYAALVAVRVGPRPWALLSLGGLSALSVLTHGRGLAIIGPLLIVLAVLLWRARPLRMKVLGWVAGLFGTLAVGLGLAVAYSNAHGGGASISGEAASSTGAGNLSGFVSYLWQFYLPPLRTMSPQGPPYGYRQVYIEGLAGTFGSLEIQFPLWVYDAMQFAAALGLLLLAGIIVRRFERLRGHGPQIVVLASLVLCMLVVLHVSAYRDLQGPPFDPLLVGRYLLPLLPVMGIAIAYVCVNLPRRVGSALGALVLTTFTILGLCGLGLTIARFYA